From Thermosipho africanus Ob7:
TGAAATGTACCACTAATTATTATCAACCCATCAATTTCTTTTATGTTTTCATATACCCTTTCAAGATCTTCTACATCTATTACAAGTTCATCGTATATTTTAAAATCTACATAATCTATCTTTTTTAATTCTTCTACCTTTGATTTGAAAATTTCTTCTGCTGCTTTAAAATCGAAAGTTTTACGTGCAAGGCAAACTACGCCAATTTTAGATTTCATTTTTTCACTCCCTTATGTTGTTTTTCTTTTAACTAACTCCACGTCAAATACATATTCTTTCTTTTTGTGCCTTTTCTTGTTTATCCTCTGATGCAAAATTTCAAAAGCCTTTTCACCAATTGCAAATTTGTCAACTTTTACTGTTGAAAGACCTACGATGCTTGAAAATACTATATCGTCATATCCAATGACTGCTACATCTTGCGGAACTTTTATGCCTTCCTCATTAAAGAATTTCAATACCGCAAGTGCAAATATGTCGTTGTAGCAAAAAATACCATCTATTTTTACATTTTTTCTTTTCCAAAATTGTTTAAATGTTGAAAACGCTTCTTCAAACCCTTCTTTAGAGAATAATGTATTTTCATTTAAGCCATGCTCTAGTATTGCCTTTTTATACCCCTCACATCTTTTTCTTGTTGCATATTTAAAGCTTGAGCCTGCAAAAAAGAGAATATTTTTCTTTCCACTTTCTATTAAGTGTTTTGTTGCAAGATAGCCACCCTTTAAGTCATCTATATATACCTCATCTATATTTAAATCTTCGTTGTGATATTCGACCAATACCGTTGGAAAATTTATCTCTTGAAGAAATTTCAAATCTTCGATTTTTGTTTGCATAGCAGTTATTATTAACCCATCTACCCTTCTTTCAAGGAAGGTGCGAATAGCCTTTTCCTCGATTTCGTATTTTCTATCGGTATTCATAAAAAGGATTTGGTAATCCTTTTTTCTAGCAGCGTATTCAACACCCTTGAGAATGTCTGAATAAAATGGGTTTTGAGTGTCTACTATAACTACGCCTATTGTTTTTGTTTTGTTGTATTTTAAAGATGTTGCAGTAATGTTTTTTACATAGTTGAGTTTTTTTGCAACCTGAAGGATTTTTTCTTTTGCTTCTTTGCTTACATATCCTTTGTTGTTTAACGCTCTTGAGACGGTTATGACAGAATATCCAGATTCTCTTGCAATATCCTTTAAGGTTACAAATCTTTTCATATTTCCCTCCTATTTGAAGTTTTTATCTTCTATTTTTCTAATTTCATTTAGTGCATTTTCTAAAAATTGCTTTCTGTTTTCATCAATGAAGTCAAGGCCCTCTGCAAACTTTGCGTTTAACCAGTTGTCAATTATTTCCTTTGCCTCAAAAGGAGTAATTAGCCATCCTCCCATAGTTAAAACATTAGAATTGTTTATTATTTTAGACAATTTTGCGGTAAATGGTCCTTCTACAACAGAAGCATACACTCCTTTGAATTTATTTGCAACTATTGCCATTCCCATTC
This genomic window contains:
- a CDS encoding LacI family DNA-binding transcriptional regulator → MKRFVTLKDIARESGYSVITVSRALNNKGYVSKEAKEKILQVAKKLNYVKNITATSLKYNKTKTIGVVIVDTQNPFYSDILKGVEYAARKKDYQILFMNTDRKYEIEEKAIRTFLERRVDGLIITAMQTKIEDLKFLQEINFPTVLVEYHNEDLNIDEVYIDDLKGGYLATKHLIESGKKNILFFAGSSFKYATRKRCEGYKKAILEHGLNENTLFSKEGFEEAFSTFKQFWKRKNVKIDGIFCYNDIFALAVLKFFNEEGIKVPQDVAVIGYDDIVFSSIVGLSTVKVDKFAIGEKAFEILHQRINKKRHKKKEYVFDVELVKRKTT
- a CDS encoding RpiB/LacA/LacB family sugar-phosphate isomerase, yielding MKIVIGSDKSGFSLKQEIKKYLLEKGIEVEDVGMYENEEVRPYYVSAAMVAEKVSKGEYERGILCCGTGMGMAIVANKFKGVYASVVEGPFTAKLSKIINNSNVLTMGGWLITPFEAKEIIDNWLNAKFAEGLDFIDENRKQFLENALNEIRKIEDKNFK